A single genomic interval of Apis cerana isolate GH-2021 linkage group LG2, AcerK_1.0, whole genome shotgun sequence harbors:
- the LOC133665667 gene encoding odorant receptor 4-like isoform X2, which yields MMADDITAVQKKFDNLNEYSTQFNKWFSKTIGVWPFSSSTSKFEKIMTKILIFLCWIITLFITISSLLHFTLVKEDIISKLKSLAPISYCFGGGLNYAVLLYRKDDILYCIEHMEVDWKAITKTADRQIMFKNAKIGRVISCCIAAFVQISAVSFCTVLGVFKRTIKIGNESMEIHVLPSPTYKIPVDTNPGFGIILGLQFLTGYIMSATVVIAFSLATVFACHTIGQLTIMVTWIEEFINRPQEENKNVRIDEISVIIEHHMRILSFLERAEHLLSPICFMEMFKNILSICMFSYCILAEWSEHDIRILSTYTFVVMNLTFSTFLICYIGEILTEKCKEVGNMVYMTNWYQLHDKDILNLIMIIARSSVEYKMTAGKIMDMSVTTFGNIIKTVFGYLNILRQTTMS from the exons ATGATGGCGGATGACATTACCGCGGTTCAGAAAAAGTTTGACAATTTGAACGAGTATAGCACACAATTCAACAAATGGTTCTCGAAAACAATAGGCGTATGGCCATTTTCATCTTCTACctcaaaattcgaaaagataATGACAAagattcttatatttctttgttggATTATCACGCTATTCATCACAATATCAAGCTTGTTACATTTCACCCTCGTGAAGGAAgatatcatttcaaaattaaaatctctaGCTCCTATAAGCTATTGCTTTGGCGGAGGGCTCAATTATGCCGTGTTGCTGTATCGTAAAGACGATATACTTTATTGTATAGAGCATATGGAAGTTGATTGGAAGGCGATCACAAAAACGGCGGATCgacaaataatgtttaaaaatgcaaaaattggTCGCGTTATTTCCTGTTGCATCGCAGCCTTTGTGCAAATTAGTGCTGTTAGTTTCTGCACGGTATTGGGAGTTTTCAAACGAACAATCAAAATCGGCAACGAAAGCATGGAAATACACGTTTTACCCTCTCCAACCTATAAAATTCCGGTTGATACTAATCCAGGATTCGGTATTATCCTTGGTTTACAATTTCTGACAGGATACATTATGAGTGCCACCGTTGTTATCGCATTCAGTCTTGCTACAGTATTCGCATGTCACACTATTGGTCAGTTAACTATAATGGTTACATGGatagaagaatttataaacCGGCcacaagaagaaaataagaatgtaCGTATTGATGAAATAAGTGTGATCATCGAACATCATATGAGAATTCTAAG TTTCTTAGAACGTGCTGAACATCTATTGAGCCCAATATGTTTCATGGAAATGTTCAAGAATATATTGAGTATATGCATGTTTAGCTATTGCATTCTTGCG GAATGGTCTGAACATGATATTAGAATTCTCAGTACATATACTTTTGTAGTAATGAATTTAACTTTTAGTAcgtttttaatatgttatattggTGAAATACTAACTGAGAAGTGTAAAGAAGTTGGTAATATGGTGTATATGACAAATTGGTATCAATTACATGATAAAGATATTCttaatttgattatgattattgCACGATCTAGtgtagaatataaaatgactGCCGGAAAGATAATGGATATGTCAGTAACAACATTCGGTAAT ataataaaaactgtttttggatatttaaatatattacgtcAAACAACAATGTCCTAA
- the LOC133665667 gene encoding odorant receptor 4-like isoform X1: MMADDITAVQKKFDNLNEYSTQFNKWFSKTIGVWPFSSSTSKFEKIMTKILIFLCWIITLFITISSLLHFTLVKEDIISKLKSLAPISYCFGGGLNYAVLLYRKDDILYCIEHMEVDWKAITKTADRQIMFKNAKIGRVISCCIAAFVQISAVSFCTVLGVFKRTIKIGNESMEIHVLPSPTYKIPVDTNPGFGIILGLQFLTGYIMSATVVIAFSLATVFACHTIGQLTIMVTWIEEFINRPQEENKNVRIDEISVIIEHHMRILSFLERAEHLLSPICFMEMFKNILSICMFSYCILAEWSEHDIRILSTYTFVVMNLTFSTFLICYIGEILTEKCKEVGNMVYMTNWYQLHDKDILNLIMIIARSSVEYKMTAGKIMDMSVTTFGNVRLYFSILKEIKIISYHIYSYEYICNFR; this comes from the exons ATGATGGCGGATGACATTACCGCGGTTCAGAAAAAGTTTGACAATTTGAACGAGTATAGCACACAATTCAACAAATGGTTCTCGAAAACAATAGGCGTATGGCCATTTTCATCTTCTACctcaaaattcgaaaagataATGACAAagattcttatatttctttgttggATTATCACGCTATTCATCACAATATCAAGCTTGTTACATTTCACCCTCGTGAAGGAAgatatcatttcaaaattaaaatctctaGCTCCTATAAGCTATTGCTTTGGCGGAGGGCTCAATTATGCCGTGTTGCTGTATCGTAAAGACGATATACTTTATTGTATAGAGCATATGGAAGTTGATTGGAAGGCGATCACAAAAACGGCGGATCgacaaataatgtttaaaaatgcaaaaattggTCGCGTTATTTCCTGTTGCATCGCAGCCTTTGTGCAAATTAGTGCTGTTAGTTTCTGCACGGTATTGGGAGTTTTCAAACGAACAATCAAAATCGGCAACGAAAGCATGGAAATACACGTTTTACCCTCTCCAACCTATAAAATTCCGGTTGATACTAATCCAGGATTCGGTATTATCCTTGGTTTACAATTTCTGACAGGATACATTATGAGTGCCACCGTTGTTATCGCATTCAGTCTTGCTACAGTATTCGCATGTCACACTATTGGTCAGTTAACTATAATGGTTACATGGatagaagaatttataaacCGGCcacaagaagaaaataagaatgtaCGTATTGATGAAATAAGTGTGATCATCGAACATCATATGAGAATTCTAAG TTTCTTAGAACGTGCTGAACATCTATTGAGCCCAATATGTTTCATGGAAATGTTCAAGAATATATTGAGTATATGCATGTTTAGCTATTGCATTCTTGCG GAATGGTCTGAACATGATATTAGAATTCTCAGTACATATACTTTTGTAGTAATGAATTTAACTTTTAGTAcgtttttaatatgttatattggTGAAATACTAACTGAGAAGTGTAAAGAAGTTGGTAATATGGTGTATATGACAAATTGGTATCAATTACATGATAAAGATATTCttaatttgattatgattattgCACGATCTAGtgtagaatataaaatgactGCCGGAAAGATAATGGATATGTCAGTAACAACATTCGGTAATGtacgtttatatttttcaattttgaaagaaataaaaattattagttatcatatatattcatacgaatatatttgtaattttagataa
- the LOC107996632 gene encoding odorant receptor 4-like, which yields MADDITAIQKKFGSLNEYNIQLNRWLSKTIGVWPLPSSTSKFEKIMTKILILLCWIIALFIITSSVLHFIFVKEDIITKLKMIGPISYCIGGGLNYAILLFLKDDIRYCIEHIEADWETITRTNDRQVMFKNAKIGRIISGCIASFMQVSTLCFGIVFGVLKQKIKIGNESMEIHVLPFPTYKIPVDTNLEHSIVLGFQFLTGCIMTATVIIAFSLATVFACHAAGQLTIMVTWVKEFVNRPQEENKNMRVNEISVIIEHHLRILSFLGRTEHLLSPICFMEMFKNILSICMLSYCILVEWSGRDIKALSAYTFSVMNITLSTFLICYIGEVLTEKCKEIGNMVYMTNWYRLSDKDILNLIMIITRSSVEYKMTAGKIIDMSVITFGNLVKTIFAYLNILRQMTIL from the exons ATGGCGGATGACATTACCGCAATTCAGAAAAAGTTTGGCAGTCTGAACGAATACAACATACAACTGAACAGATGGCTTTCGAAAACGATAGGCGTATGGCCACTTCCATCGTCCacttcgaaattcgaaaagataATGACcaagattttaattcttctctgTTGGATCATCGCGCTATTCATCATAACATCAAGCgtgttacattttatttttgttaaagaggatattattacaaaattgaaaatgattggTCCTATAAGTTATTGTATTGGCGGAGGGCTTAATTACgcaatattattgtttcttaAAGATGATATACGTTATTGTATTGAGCATATAGAAGCCGATTGGGAAACTATCACAAGGACAAATGATCGGCAAGTAATGTTTAAAAACGCAAAAATTGGTCGCATCATTTCCGGTTGCATCGCGAGCTTCATGCAAGTTAGTACACTTTGTTTCGGCATCGTATTTGGAGTTCTCAAACAGAAAATCAAAATCGGCAACGAAAGTATGGAAATACACGTCTTACCTTTTCCAACCTACAAAATTCCAGTTGATACTAATCTAGAGCACAGTATCGTTCTTGGTTTTCAATTTCTGACAGGATGCATTATGACTGCTACCGTTATTATCGCTTTCAGCCTTGCTACTGTATTTGCATGCCACGCTGCTGGTCAGTTAACTATAATGGTTACATGGGTTAAAGAATTTGTAAATCGGCcacaagaagaaaataaaaatatgcgaGTTAATGAAATAAGCGTGATCATCGAACATCATTTAAGAATTCTAag TTTCTTAGGACGTACTGAACATCTATTGAGTCCAATATGCTTCATGGAAATgttcaagaatatattaagtatatgcATGCTTAGCTATTGCATTCTCGTG GAATGGTCTGGACGTGATATTAAAGCTCTCAGTGCATACACTTTTTCAGTAATGAATATAACTTTAAgcacatttttaatatgttatatcgGTGAAGTATTAACTGAAAAATGTAAGGAAATTGGTAACATGGTCTACATGACAAATTGGTATCGATTATCTGATAAAGATATTCTTAAtctgattatgattattacaCGATCTAGTGTAGAATACAAAATGACTGccggaaaaataattgatatgtcGGTGATCACATTTGGTAAT ctagtaaaaactatttttgcatatttaaatatattacgccAAATGACAATATTGTAA
- the LOC107996761 gene encoding odorant receptor 4-like translates to MADDIIAIQKKFGSLNEYSIQVNRWLSKTIGVWPLSSTTSKFEKIMTRILIFFCMIIALFVTIPSLLHFMLVKEDVISKLKMIGPISYCVGGGLNYAILLFLKDDIRYCIEHIEADWETITRTNDRQVMFKNAKIGRIISGCIGSFMQVSTISYCTVFGVFKQTIKIGNESMEIHVLPFPTYKIPIDTNLGHGIVLGFQYLTACIMTATVIIAFSLATVFACHATGQLTIMVMWIEEFVNRSQKNKNVHVNEISVIIEHHLRILSFLERTEHLLSPICFMEMFKNVLTICMLSYCILVEWSGRDIRALTAYSFTIINITLSMFLICYISEVLTEKCKEIGNMVYMTNWYRLPDKDILNLIMIITRSGIEYKMTAGKIIDMSVITFSNIIKTIFAYLNILRQVTIL, encoded by the exons ATGGCGGACGATATTATCGcgattcaaaagaaatttggCAGTCTTAACGAGTATAGCATACAAGTGAATAGATGGCTCTCAAAAACAATAGGCGTATGGCCACTTTCATCTACCACatcaaaattcgaaaagataATGACAaggattctaatttttttctgtatgaTCATCGCTTTATTCGTTACAATACCAAGCTTGTTACACTTCATGCTCGTGAAAGAAGATGTCATATCAAAACTAAAAATGATTGGTCCTATAAGTTATTGTGTTGGCGGAGGGcttaattatgcaatattattgtttcttaAAGACGATATACGTTATTGTATAGAGCATATAGAAGCCGATTGGGAAACTATCACAAGGACAAATGATCGGCAAGTAATGTTTAAAAACGCAAAAATTGGTCGCATCATTTCTGGTTGTATTGGGAGCTTCATGCAAGTTAGTACTATTTCTTACTGCACCGTATTTGGAGTTTTCAAACAGACAATCAAAATCGGCAACGAAAGTATGGAAATACACGTCTTACCATTTCCAACCTATAAAATTCCGATTGATACTAATCTAGGGCACGGTATTGTTCTTGGTTTTCAATATCTGACAGCATGCATTATGACTGCTACTGTTATAATCGCTTTCAGTCTTGCTACAGTATTTGCATGCCACGCTACTGGTCAGTTAACTATAATGGTTATGTGGATCGAAGAATTTGTAAATCGGtcacaaaaaaataagaatgtgCACGTTAATGAAATAAGTGTAATCATTGAACATCATTTAAGAATTCTAAG TTTCCTAGAACGTACTGAACATCTATTAAGTCCAATATGCTTCATGGAAATGTTCAAGAATGTATTAACTATATGCATGCTTAGCTATTGCATTCTTGTG GAATGGTCAGGACGTGATATTAGAGCCCTTACTGCATAtagttttacaataataaatataactttaagcatgtttttaatatgttatatcagTGAAGTACTAActgaaaaatgtaaagaaattgGTAACATGGTTTACATGACAAATTGGTATCGATTACCTGATAAAGATATTCTTAAtctgattatgattattacaCGATCTggtatagaatataaaatgactgccggaaaaataattgatatgtcAGTGATCACATTTAGTAAT ataattaaaactatttttgcatatttaaatatactacGCCAAGTGACAATATTGTAA
- the LOC133665670 gene encoding uncharacterized protein LOC133665670 yields the protein MMADDIAAIQKKFGSLNEYSIQLNRWLSKTIGVWPLPSSTSKLEKIMTKILIFFCWIIALFVTISSLLYFILVKEDVISKLKTLGPISYCFGGGLNYAVLLLRKNDIRYCIDHIESDWKAITRTGDRQVMFKNAKIGRIISGCVAGFLQLSTISFCTVFGVFKQKIKIGNESMEIYVLPFPTYKIPVDTNPGHNIVLGFQFLAGYIMSATVVIAFSLATVFACHAVGQLTIMVTWIEEFVNRPQEENKNMRIDEISVIIEHHLRILSFLGRTEHLLSPICFTEMFKNILTICMLSYCILAEWYGRDVTVLSAYAFSITCITLNTFLICYIGEILSEKCKKISNMIYMTNWYRLSEKDIFNLIMIMIRSGMEYKMTAGKIITMSVITFGNIIKTIFAYLNILRQMTIL from the exons ATGATGGCGGATGACATTGCCGCAATTCAGAAGAAGTTTGGTAGTCTGAACGAATACAGCATACAATTGAACAGATGGCTTTCAAAAACGATAGGCGTATGGCCACTTCCATCCTCTACCTCGAAACTCGAGAAAATAATgacaaagattttaatttttttttgttggatTATCGCTCTATTTGTCACAATATCAagcttgttatattttattctcgtgAAAGAGGATGTtatctcaaaattaaaaacactTGGCCCTATAAGTTATTGCTTTGGTGGAGGACTTAATTATGCAGTGTTGTTGCTTCGTAAAAACGATATACGCTACTGTATAGATCATATAGAAAGCGATTGGAAGGCTATCACGAGGACAGGAGATCGGCAAGTAATGTTTAAAAACGCAAAAATTGGTCGTATCATTTCCGGTTGTGTCGCGGGCTTCCTACAACTTAGTACTATTTCTTTCTGCACCGTATTTGGAGTTTTCaaacagaaaattaaaatcggcAACGAAAGTATGGAAATATACGTCTTACCTTTTCCAACTTATAAAATTCCGGTTGATACTAATCCAGGACATAATATCGTACTTGGTTTTCAATTTTTGGCCGGATATATTATGAGCGCTACTGTTGTTATCGCTTTCAGTCTTGCTACAGTATTTGCATGCCACGCTGTTGGCCAGTTAACTATAATGGTTACTTGGATCGAAGAATTTGTAAATCGGCcacaagaagaaaataagaatatgcGTATTGATGAAATAAGTGTGATCATCGAACATCATTTGAGGATTTTaag TTTTCTAGGACGTACTGAACATCTATTGAGTCCAATATGCTTCACGGAAATgttcaagaatatattaactatatGCATGCTTAGCTATTGCATTCTTGCG gAATGGTATGGACGTGATGTTACGGTCCTGAGTGCATATGCTTTTTCAATAACGTGTATAACATTGaacacatttttaatttgttatatcgGTGAAATACTTTCTGAAAAGTGTAAGAAAATTagtaatatgatttatatgacGAATTGGTATCGATTAtcagaaaaagatatttttaatctgatTATGATAATGATACGATCTGGAATGGAATACAAAATGACTGCCGGAAAGATAATTACTATGTCAGTGATTACATTTGGTAAC ataataaaaactatttttgcgtatttaaatatattacgccAGATGACAATATTGTAA